The Dehalogenimonas lykanthroporepellens BL-DC-9 genome includes a window with the following:
- a CDS encoding oxygen-independent coproporphyrinogen III oxidase (TIGRFAM: oxygen-independent coproporphyrinogen III oxidase~PFAM: HemN domain protein; Radical SAM domain protein~KEGG: deh:cbdb_A840 oxygen-independent coproporphyrinogen III oxidase~SMART: Elongator protein 3/MiaB/NifB) — protein MSDLSLYFHLPFCRRRCRYCSFVTQAGREALIPEYVAALEAELRLRRRSGAVVRTIYFGGGTPSLAGAELIGRLVRAVADEYEIGPGAEITLETNPGTVEMAGFRGFRAAGINRLSLGAQSLADRELEYLGRTHSADRVGEAVEEARRAGFDNISLDFIYGLPGRSPVDWRRMLADITTLGAEHLSFYGLSIDAGTPLAEAVAAGRDEPVDPDAAADEYESASDCLERAGYLQYEISNWAAPGRESRHNLVYWQGGEYLGLGAGAHSYADGRRTANSPDTDEYLECLVERRSAGVFEETITPEMGLSETVILGLRLNRGVSAGDIRRRFGIDLFSAYATEIEELRSFGLLEPSGRENLRLTRRGRLLGNEVFLRFLPFSD, from the coding sequence ATGTCCGACCTTTCGCTGTATTTTCACCTGCCCTTCTGCCGCCGCCGATGCCGTTACTGTTCTTTTGTAACTCAGGCCGGGCGGGAAGCCCTCATACCGGAATATGTCGCCGCCCTGGAAGCCGAACTGCGGCTGAGACGCCGTTCGGGGGCAGTCGTCCGGACCATTTATTTCGGCGGTGGTACCCCCAGTCTGGCCGGGGCCGAACTCATCGGCCGGCTGGTGAGAGCGGTAGCCGACGAATATGAAATCGGTCCCGGGGCTGAAATCACCCTGGAAACCAATCCAGGCACTGTGGAAATGGCGGGGTTTCGGGGATTTCGCGCCGCCGGCATCAACCGCCTGAGCCTGGGCGCCCAGAGTCTGGCCGACCGGGAGCTGGAATACCTGGGCCGGACACATTCGGCCGACCGGGTCGGTGAGGCGGTCGAAGAAGCCCGGCGGGCGGGTTTCGATAACATCAGCCTGGACTTCATCTACGGCCTGCCGGGGCGGTCGCCGGTTGACTGGCGCCGGATGCTGGCCGATATCACCACTTTGGGCGCGGAGCATCTGTCGTTTTACGGTTTGAGCATTGACGCCGGTACACCGCTGGCAGAGGCAGTGGCGGCGGGCCGGGATGAACCGGTCGACCCTGATGCCGCGGCCGACGAGTACGAGTCAGCGAGCGACTGCCTGGAACGGGCCGGTTACCTTCAGTACGAAATATCCAACTGGGCCGCACCCGGCCGGGAAAGCCGTCATAACCTGGTGTACTGGCAGGGCGGGGAGTATCTGGGACTGGGTGCCGGGGCTCATTCCTACGCTGACGGTCGGCGAACGGCCAATTCCCCGGACACGGATGAATACCTGGAGTGCCTGGTGGAGCGCCGGTCAGCCGGCGTTTTCGAAGAAACGATAACCCCGGAGATGGGGCTGAGCGAGACGGTGATACTGGGACTCCGGCTGAACCGGGGGGTGTCGGCGGGTGACATCCGCCGGCGGTTTGGTATAGACTTATTCAGCGCTTACGCGACTGAAATAGAAGAGTTGCGTAGCTTCGGTTTACTGGAACCAAGCGGCCGGGAAAACCTGCGGCTGACCCGGCGCGGCCGTCTTCTGGGCAATGAGGTTTTTCTGCGTTTTTTGCCATTTTCAGATTAA